Proteins from one Camelina sativa cultivar DH55 chromosome 8, Cs, whole genome shotgun sequence genomic window:
- the LOC104708544 gene encoding cytochrome P450 90A1-like: protein MAFTAFLLLLSSIAAAFLLLIRRTRYRRMGLPPGSLGLPFIGETLQLIGAYKTENPEPFIDERVARYGSVFMTHLFGEPTVFSTDPETNRFVLQNEGKLFECSYPASICNLLGKHSLLLMKGSLHKRMHSLTMSFANSSIIKDHLMLDIDRLVRFNLDSWSSRVLLMEEAKKITFELTVKQLMSFDPGEWSESLRKEYLLVIEGFFSLPLPLLSTTYRKAIQARMKVAEALTVVVMKRRDEEEEGTERKKDMLAALLAADDGFSDEEIVDFLLALLVAGYETTSTLMTLAVKFLTETPLALAQLKEEHEKIRAMKNDSDSLEWSDYKAMPFTQCVVNETLRVANIIGGVFRRAMTDVEIKGYKIPKGWKVFSSFRAVHLDPNHFKDARTFNPWRWQSNSVTTSPSNMFTPFGGGPRLCPGYELARVALSVFLHRLVTGFSWVPAEQDKLVFFPTTRTQKRYPIIVKRRDAAT from the exons ATGGCCTTCACcgccttcctcctcctcctctcctcCATCGCCGCCgctttcctcctcctcatccgTCGTACACGTTACCGTCGGATGGGTCTTCCTCCGGGAAGCCTCGGGCTTCCTTTTATAGGAGAGACTCTGCAGCTGATCGGAGCTTACAAAACAGAGAACCCTGAGCCTTTCATCGACGAGAGGGTGGCTCGGTACGGTTCGGTTTTTATGACGCATCTTTTCGGTGAACCGACGGTTTTCTCAACTGACCCGGAGACGAACCGGTTCGTGCTTCAGAACGAAGGGAAGCTTTTCGAGTGTTCGTACCCTGCTTCCATATGTAATCTTTTGGGGAAACACTCTTTGCTTCTTATGAAAGGTTCTTTGCATAAACGTATGCACTCTCTTACCATGAGCTTCGCTAATTCTTCCATCATCAAAGACCATCTCATGCTTGATATCGACCGGTTAGTCCGGTTTAATCTTGATTCTTGGTCTTCTCGTGTTCTCCTCATGGAAGAAGCCAAAAAG ATAACGTTCGAGCTAACGGTGAAGCAGTTGATGAGCTTTGATCCAGGGGAGTGGAGTGAGAGTTTAAGGAAAGAGTATCTTCTTGTCATCGAaggcttcttctctcttcctctccctctcttgTCTACCACTTACCGCAAAGCCATCCAA GCGCGGATGAAAGTGGCGGAGGCGTTGAcggtggtggtgatgaagaggagggacgaggaggaagaagggacggagagaaaaaaagatatgcTCGCGGCGTTGCTTGCGGCGGATGATGGCTTTTCCGATGAAGAGATTGTCGATTTCTTGCTGGCTCTACTCGTTGCCGGTTATGAAACAACGTCCACACTCATGACTCTCGCCGTTAAGTTTCTTACCGAGACTCCTCTAGCTCTTGCTCAactcaag GAAGAGCATGAAAAGATCAGGGCAATGAAGAATGATTCAGATAGTCTTGAATGGAGTGATTACAAGGCAATGCCATTCACACAATGT GTGGTTAACGAGACGCTGCGAGTAGCTAACATCATCGGTGGTGTTTTCAGACGGGCAATGACGGATGTAGAGATCAAAG GTTATAAGATTCCGAAAGGGTGGAAGGTTTTCTCATCCTTTAGAGCGGTTCATTTAGACCCGAACCACTTCAAAGATGCTCGCACTTTCAACCCTTGGAGATGGCAG AGCAACTCGGTAACTACAAGCCCTTCTAATATGTTTACACCGTTTGGGGGAGGGCCAAGGCTGTGCCCCGGTTACGAGCTGGCTAGGGTTGCACTCTCTGTTTTCCTTCACCGCCTAGTGACCGGCTTCAG tTGGGTTCCTGCAGAGCAAGACAAGCTGGTTTTCTTTCCAACTACAAGAACGCAGAAACGGTACCCGATCATCGTTAAGCGCCGTGACGCTGCTACTTGA
- the LOC104708545 gene encoding nuclear pore complex protein NUP88-like: MRFNFQEPEDTPDSRRSPTPKEPVRWVPLQSHPVFASLPSSQDELAASQRFPRNFMAWDGDSRLYYWDSRRYLLHRLSLRLGEPEPSSVLAAVSSKVMQPDLQLTFSVNKISINKSGSAVLLAGSDGICVMYLFGRASLIEDNVICRVVTIGSEIYTSGDCAINLLQASWHPDSDTHLGILSSDAVFRLFDLSSDAELPEQEYYLQPGEPGRSRTASSIYPADFSFGGDHLWDRFTVFILFTDGSIYILCPVVPFGSVYKWESIMEMYSDANMYGVKSPNSIAVSNSSLAIEWLEGTFPDLTEQGTRGENILVVKAHPYALLDASLALQGPLYKASSGDGDEDFAVRETECKGRAVSLLYNLVSKDSVLVTAWSAGQLQVDALVDEIQPVWISGNSSRLRMNSHNKIQGVAMICESNIGELPVATSSLPLDHTVWLGHPPPLLRLAMVDLALPTKREGGSLVTLFADSLLPERIYSLHDGGIDSTVLHSLPFTSQATGKDEALKTPSVHTVLSTCQEESAVSPLLGFVPLSDSFGYAWIIAVLSSGECIVAETKTWDLLLPVHVGTDKTVSSSAIEKKEQDTSCIISKELLAGPKIRIAPHALPNQRSTPVNSVEGRSILLDYVKLFHENYIEYAHKVYFELQHHAPNLKRIIDDQHQRLAEANQKISKVEKNQSLLEKRIDKAIQRHDSLEQRLQRLRSFPGTHKKPLTRAELDFKSELDQFAGVEVDALQSSIETLRARVKKSAQKSPKATAVAGIQRKQYSKKNLIQDTQMSQLQSTLAKLSLMNSDNSKKVKIVESALKSQESSIM, encoded by the exons ATGAGATTTAACTTCCAGGAGCCAGAGGATACGCCAGATTCACGGCGATCTCCGACGCCTAAAGAGCCGGTTCGGTGGGTTCCTCTCCAGAGCCACCCGGTTTTCGCTTCTCTTCCTTCCTCCCAAGATGAACTCGCGGCGTCGCAGCGGTTTCCGAGAAATTTCATGGCTTGGGATGGAGACTCACGACTATATTACTGGGATTCTAGAAGATATCTTCTACATCGATTATCGCTGCGCTTGGGTGAACCCGAACCATCCTCCGTCCTCGCCGCAGTCTCCTCCAag GTGATGCAACCAGATCTCCAGCTGACATTTTCTGTTAACaaaatctccatcaataagtCTGGATCGGCTGTACTTCTTGCTGGCTCAGATGGGATATGTGTGATGTACCTATTTGGACGCGCTTCTTTGATAGAAGACAATGTCATTTGCAG GGTAGTTACTATTGGTTCAGAAATCTATACTAGTGGTGACTGTGCCATAAACTTGCTACAAGCATCGTGGCACCCTGACAGTGACACCCATTTAGGAATTCTATCCTCGGACGCAGTATTCAG GCTTTTCGATCTGTCTTCAGATGCCGAGCTACCAGAGCAAGAATATTATCTGCAGCCTGGTGAGCCTGGAAGATCTAGAACAGCTTCATCAATATATCCTGCTGATTTCAGTTTTGGAGGAGATCATCTGTGGGACAGATTTACT GTCTTTATATTATTCACCGATGGTTCAATTTACATCCTGTGCCCGGTTGTGCCATTTGGAAG TGTTTACAAATGGGAATCAATAATGGAGATGTACAGTGATGCTAACATGTATGGGGTTAAGTCACCCAATTCAATAGCAGTTAGCAACTCCAGTCTGGCAATTGAATGGTTGGAAGGTACATTTCCAGATTTGACTGAACAAGGAACTAGAGGTGAAAATATATTGGTGGTGAAAGCTCATCCTTATGCTTTGCTTGACGCATCACTGGCTTTACAG GGCCCTTTATATAAAGCATCTAGTGGTGACGGAGATGAAGATTTCGCTGTTCGGGAGACAGAATGTAAAGGCAGGGCAGTGAGTCTATTATATAATCTTGTCAGCAAAGATTCGGTTCTGGTAACTGCCTGGAGTGCTGGACAATTACAGGTTGATGCTCTGGTTGATGAAATCCAGCCAGTTTGGATATCTGGTAACTCATCTCGTCTTCGCATGAACTCCCACAACAAAATACAAGGAGTTGCTATGATTTGTGAGTCAAACATAGGTGAGCTACCAGTTGCAACTTCAAGTCTGCCGCTCGATCACACTGTTTGGTTAGGGCATCCGCCGCCACTGTTAAGACTTGCAATGGTTGATTTGGCTCTTCCCACAAAGCGTGAAGGTGGCTCTCTTGTTACCTTGTTTGCTGACTCCCTTTTGCCAGAACGAATATACTCCCTCCACGACGGTGGTATTGATTCAACAGTCTTACACTCTCTTCCCTTCACAAGTCAGGCCACTGGAAAAGATGAAGCGCTCAAAACGCCATCTGTTCACACTGTGTTAAGTACATGCCAAGAAGAATCCGCCGTATCTCCTCTGTTAGGTTTTGTGCCTCTGTCGGATTCGTTTGGGTATGCATGGATTATTGCGGTCTTATCCTCAGGAGAATGCATTGTGGCAGAGACGAAAACTTGGGATCTCTTGCTTCCAGTTCACGTCGGTACAGATAAGACAGTGTCTTCAAGCGCAATAGAGAAAAAAGAGCAAGATACCTCGTGCATCATTAGCAAGGAGCTCCTTGCAGGTCCCAAAATTAGAATTGCTCCCCATGCTTTACCTAATCAGCGTTCGACTCCAGTCAATTCTGTAGAAGGCCGATCAATTCTACTTGACTATGTCAAGCTTTTTCATGAAAACTACATCGAATATGCACACAAG GTCTACTTTGAGCTGCAGCATCATGCTCCCAACCTGAAGAGAATAATCGATGACCAACACCAGCGGCTTGCTGAGGCAAATcagaaaatatcaaaagttgagaaaaaccaaTCTTTGTTGGAGAAAAGGATTGACAAAGCAATTCAAAGACATGATTCTCTTGAGCAGCGTTTGCAGCGTCTCCGTAGCTTCCCTGGTACACACAAGAAACCTCTGACGAGAGCAGAACTGGATTTTAAGTCGGAGCTCG ATCAATTTGCGGGAGTTGAGGTGGATGCGCTTCAATCATCCATCGAAACACTGAGAGCAAGAGTGAAGAAGTCAGCTCAAAAGTCTCCCAAGGCAACAGCAGTTGCAGGTATTCAGAGAAAGcaatattcaaagaaaaacttaattcaAGATACACAAATGTCACAGCTTCAGTCCACACTCGCCAAACTATCCCTGATGAACAGCGATAACTCCAAGAAAGTCAAGATTGTGGAATCGGCGCTGAAGTCGCAAGAAAGCAGCATCATGTAG
- the LOC104708546 gene encoding signal recognition particle receptor subunit beta-like: MENLEDLKILAEQWSHQGIEYLQKIPPSQLYAAIGVLFFTTILLFLSIRLVTRTKSNTVLLSGLTGSGKTVLFYQLRDGSSHQGTVTSMEPNEGTFVLHSENTKKGKIKPVHLVDVPGHSRLRPKLEEFLPQAAAIVFVVDALEFLPNCRAASEYLYDILTNANVVKNKIPVLLCCNKTDKLTAHTKEFIRKQMEKEIEKLRASRSAVSTADIANDFTIGIEGQVFSFSHCCNKVTVAESSGLTGETAEIQDFIREYIKP, encoded by the exons ATGGAGAACTTGGAAGATCTGAAAATTCTGGCGGAGCAGTGGTCGCATCAAGGAATTGAATATCTGCAGAAGATACCACCAAGTCAGCTGTATGCCGCGATTGGTGTTCTGTTTTTTACAACCATCTTGCTCTTCTTATCCA TTCGCTTGGTCACACGTACCAAATCTAACACTGTACTCCTTTCTGGGCTGACTGGAAGTGGAAAGACTGTCCTCTTTTACCAA CTACGGGATGGATCGTCCCATCAGGGCACTGTAACATCAATGGAACCGAATGAAGGCACTTTTGTTCTTCACTCTGAAAACACTAAG AAAGGAAAAATCAAGCCTGTTCATCTTGTTGATGTTCCTGGGCACTCTCGGCTTCGACCCAAGCTAGAAGAATTCTTGCCTCAAGCAGCTGCCATTGTGTTTGTTGTGGATGCCTTGGAGTTCCTCCCAAACTGTCGTGCAGCTTCAGA GTACCTATATGACATTTTGACAAATGCGAATGTTGTCAAGAACAAGATTCCAGTCCTCCTTTGCTGTAACAAGACCGATAAACTCACTGCACACACGAAGGAGTTCATCCGGAAGCAAATGGAGAAAGAAAT TGAGAAACTGAGGGCATCAAGGAGTGCAGTCTCTACAGCTGATATAGCCAATGACTTCACCATTGGAATCGAGGGACAAGTGTTCTCCTTCTCGCATTGCTGCAACAAAGTCACAGTCGCTGAATCATCTGGACTCACTGGAGAAACTGCCGAGATCCAAGACTTCATTCGAGAATACATCAAACCCTGA
- the LOC109124474 gene encoding NF-X1-type zinc finger protein NFXL2-like, giving the protein MLDMAGTATTEFRWKPPPQPPPQQQTISDSDSDSGSDSENHQHRHNDLSNSIFKAYLDCHSSSSPSSVDLAKIQSFLASSSSGAVSCLICLERIKRTDPTWSCTSSCFAVFHLFCIQSWARQCLDLQAARAVTRPSSSPTEPEAVWNCPKCRSSYQKSKIPRRYLCYCGKEEDPPADNPWILPHSCGEVCERPLSSNCGHCCLLLCHPGPCASCPKLVKAKCFCGGVEDVRRCGHKNFSCGDVCERVLDCNVHQCREICHDGECPPCRERAVYRCCCGKVKEEKDCCERVFRCEASCENMLNCGKHVCERGCHSGECGLCPYQGKRSCPCGKRFYQGLSCDVVAPLCGGTCDKVLGCGYHRCPERCHRGSCLETCRIVVTKSCRCGGTKKQVPCHQELACERKCQRVRDCARHACRRRCCDGECPPCSEICGKRLRCRNHKCQSPCHQGPCAPCPIMVTISCACGETHFEVPCGTETNQKPPRCRKLCHITQLCRHGQNQKPHKCHYGACPPCRLLCDEEYPCGHKCKLRCHGPRPPPNREFMIKPTKKMLNIQAESTPGSPCPRCPELVWRPCVGHHLAAEKMMVCSDKTQFACDNLCGNPLPCGNHYCSFTCHPLEIKSSSLDKRSETCEKCDLRCQKERTPRCQHPCPRRCHPGDCPPCKTLVKRSCHCGTMVHAFECIYYNTLSEKDQTKARSCRGPCHRKLPNCTHLCPEICHPGQCPLPEKCGKKVVARCKCLTLKKEWLCQDVQAAHRATGSDPKEVPKNQFGVGLLPCDSNCKSKLQMAESVLQQRNVKVIEEKEEPSGKNASKRRKKRERGQDIKETTRLQKLAVATKRILMVVMLMAMLAAVTYYGYKGILWLSDWMNELEEQRQKSRRYPRI; this is encoded by the exons aTGCTTGATATGGCCGGAACCGCCACTACCGAGTTCCGGTGGAAACCACCTCCACAGCCTCCGCCACAACAGCAAACCATATCCGATTCAGATTCAGACTCCGGATCCGATTCAGAAAACCACCAACACCGTCACAATGATCTATCAAACTCCATCTTCAAAGCTTACCTCGATTGCCATTCATCTTCGTCTCCCTCTTCAGTCGATCTCGCTAAGATCCAATCGTTTCTCGCATCGTCTTCCTCTGGAGCTGTTTCGTGTCTCATCTGTCTTGAACGCATCAAACGAACCGATCCTACATGGTCCTGCACTTCCTCATGCTTCGCTGTATTTCACCTTTTCTGCATCCAGTCATGGGCTCGTCAGTGCTTAGATCTACAAGCTGCACGTGCAGTCACGCGACCTTCTTCAAGTCCGACAGAACCGGAGGCGGTCTGGAACTGTCCGAAATGCAGATCGTCGTATCAGAAATCGAAGATTCCAAGGCGGTACCTTTGTTACTGCGGCAAGGAGGAGGATCCTCCGGCGGATAATCCATGGATCTTGCCTCATTCTTGCGGTGAGGTCTGTGAGCGGCCGTTGAGTAGTAATTGTGGTCACTGCTGCTTGCTATTGTGTCACCCTGGACCTTGTGCTTCTTGCCCCAAGCTCGTGAAGGCTAAATGCTTTTGTGGAGGTGTTGAAGATGTTCGTAGATGTGGGCACAAGAATTTCTCTTGCGGCGACGTTTGTGAGAGAGTTTTAGATTGTAATGTCCATCAGTGTAGAGAGATTTGTCATGATGGGGAGTGTCCACCGTGCAGGGAGCGCGCGGTTTACAGGTGTTGCTGTGGTAAGGTGAAGGAAGAGAAAGATTGCTGCGAGAGAGTGTTTAGGTGTGAGGCTTCTTGTGAGAATATGCTTAACTGTGGCAAACATGTATGCGAGAGAGGCTGTCACTCGGGGGAATGTGGATTGTGTCCATATCAGGGAAAGAGGAGTTGTCCCTGTGGCAAGAGATTTTACCAAGGCTTGTCTTGTGATGTTGTGGCGCCTTTATGTGGCGGCACCTGTGATAAAGTTCTTGGTTGTGGTTACCATAGGTGTCCAGAGAGGTGCCACCGCGGTTCGTGCCTTGAGACTTGCAGGATTGTGGTTACTAAGTCTTGCAGATGCGGAGGAACGAAAAAACAG GTTCCTTGCCATCAAGAGTTGGCGTGTGAGAGGAAATGCCAGAGAGTGAGAGATTGTGCACGTCATGCATGTAGACGCCGATGTTGTGATGGTGAATGTCCACCATGCTCAGAG ATTTGTGGAAAAAGACTCCGTTGCAGGAATCACAAATGCCAGTCTCCTTGTCACCA AGGTCCATGTGCTCCTTGTCCAATAATGGTAACAATATCTTGTGCTTGTGGTGAGACGCATTTTGAG GTACCCTGTGGCACTGAAACAAATCAGAAACCTCCTCGATGTCGTAAATTATGTCACATAACCCAATTGTGCAGGCATGGGCAAAACCAAAAG CCTCATAAATGCCACTATGGTGCTTGTCCTCCATGTCGACTCCTTTGTGATGAAGAATACCCATGTGGGCACAAGTGCAAACTAAG GTGTCATGGACCTAGACCTCCACCTAACCGTGAATTTATGATTAAACCAACTAAAAAGATGTTGAATATTCAGGCTGAATCTACACCGGGTTCTCCCTGCCCTCGTTGTCCAGAGCTTGTCTGGAGGCCCTGTGTAGGCCACCATCTGGCAGCAGAGAAAATG ATGGTTTGCTCTGACAAAACTCAATTTGCATGCGATAATTTATGTGGAAACCCTCTTCCATGTGGGAATCATTACTGTTCGTTTACCTGTCATCCCCTGGAAATAAAAAGTTCATCATTGGATAAAAGAAGTGAGACCTGTGAAAAGTGTGATCTCCGCTGTCAAAAG GAGAGAACACCACGATGCCAACATCCTTGTCCTCGACGATGCCATCCTGGAGACTGTCCACCTTGCAAAACTCTGGTGAAGAGGTCATGTCACTGTGGTACGATGGTGCATGCATTCGAGTGTATTTACTATAATACACTGTCTGAGAAGGACCAAACGAAAGCCCGCTCATGCCGTGGTCCTTGTCACAG AAAATTGCCAAACTGTACGCATCTGTGTCCGGAGATATGTCATCCTGGGCAGTGTCCATTGCCAGAAAAATGCGGGAAAAAG GTGGTTGCTCGTTGCAAGTGCCTAACATTGAAGAAGGAATGGTTATGCCAAGATGTTCAAGCAGCCCATAGGGCCACAGGTTCTGATCCTAAAGAAGTACCGAAGAACCAGTTCGGTGTCGGCCTCCTCCCTTGCGATTCCAACTGTAAGAGCAAACTACAGATGGCTGAATCGGTGTTACAACAGCGCAATGTCAAAGTGATTGAG GAGAAGGAGGAGCCGAGCGGGAAAAATGCATCAAAGCGAAGGAAAAAGCGTGAACGGGGTCAGGACATTAAGGAGACCACAAGGCTGCAG AAACTTGCTGTCGCCACAAAGAGGATACTGATGGTCGTGATGTTAATGGCTATGCTAGCCGCTGTTACATATTATGGTTATAAGGGAATCTTGTGGCTTTCTGATTGGATGAATGAACTCGAAGAACAAAGACAAAAGTCTAGAAGATACCCCCGAATCTAG
- the LOC104708549 gene encoding polyamine transporter RMV1: protein MTELSSLTIDSTTQKPRISSTDNPPSSPPHISIGVTTAVEAGSTETPVNKIKKITVLPLVFLIFYEVSGGPFGIEDSVNAAGPLLAIVGFIVFPFIWSIPEALITAEMGTMFPENGGYVVWVSSALGPYWGFQQGWVKWLSGVIDNALYPILFLDYLQSGVPVLGSGIPRVAAILVLTVALTYVNYRGLSIVGVAAVLLGVFSILPFVVMSFMSIPKLKPSRWLVVSKKTKGVKWSLYLNTLFWNLNYWDSISTLSGEVENPSKTLPRALFYALLLVVLSYIFPVLTGTGAIPLDQNLWTDGYFANIGKVIGGAWLGWWIQAAAATSNMGMFLAEMSSDSFQLLGMAERGMLPQVFAKRSRYGTPWVGILFSASGVILLSWLSFQEIVAAENFLYCFGMILEFIAFVRLRMKYPAASRPFKIPVGVLGSILMCIPPTVLIGVIMAFTNLKVAAVSLAAIVIGLVLQPCLKQVEKKGWLKFSTSSHLPNLME, encoded by the coding sequence ATGACTGAGCTTAGCTCATTGACTATTGACTCCACCACACAAAAGCCAAGAATCTCCTCCACCGACAACccaccttcttctcctcctcacATAAGTATAGGTGTCACCACCGCCGTCGAAGCAGGGTCTACGGAGACACCCGTCAACAAGATCAAGAAAATAACGGTATTGCCACTAGTTTTCCTAATATTCTACGAGGTCTCAGGTGGTCCGTTTGGGATTGAAGACAGTGTTAACGCAGCAGGACCTTTGTTAGCTATTGTTGGATTTATTGTGTTCCCTTTTATATGGAGTATCCCTGAAGCACTCATCACCGCTGAGATGGGAACAATGTTCCCTGAGAACGGTGGTTACGTTGTGTGGGTATCTTCAGCATTGGGACCTTACTGGGGGTTTCAACAAGGTTGGGTTAAATGGCTAAGTGGCGTTATAGACAACGCTCTGTATCCCATTCTCTTCCTTGATTATCTTCAATCTGGAGTCCCGGTTCTTGGTAGTGGAATCCCTCGAGTCGCTGCGATTTTGGTATTGACTGTAGCCTTGACTTACGTGAACTACAGGGGTTTAAGCATTGTCGGTGTAGCAGCTGTTCTTCTCGGTGTTTTCTCGATCCTTCCCTTTGTGGTCATGTCTTTCATGTCTATTCCAAAGCTCAAACCTTCGAGATGGCTTGTGGTTAGCAAGAAGACGAAAGGTGTTAAATGGAGCTTGTATCTCAACACTCTCTTCTGGAACCTCAACTATTGGGATTCGATTAGTACGCTTTCGGGAGAAGTTGAAAACCCGAGTAAAACGTTACCGAGGGCTCTGTTCTATGCTCTGCTTCTTGTGGTACTCTCTTACATCTTCCCGGTTTTGACCGGGACAGGAGCTATACCTCTTGATCAGAACCTATGGACTGACGGGTATTTCGCTAATATAGGTAAAGTTATAGGAGGAGCTTGGTTGGGATGGTGGATTCAAGCTGCAGCTGCGACATCAAACATGGGAATGTTTCTTGCTGAAATGAGCAGTGATTCTTTTCAACTTCTTGGAATGGCTGAGCGCGGGATGCTTCCACAGGTCTTTGCCAAGAGATCTCGCTACGGAACTCCATGGGTCGGGATACTGTTCTCAGCCTCTGGTGTGATTCTCTTGTCATGGTTAAGCTTTCAAGAGATTGTGGCTGCAGAGAATTTTTTATACTGTTTTGGAATGATTTTGGAGTTTATTGCATTTGTGAGGCTAAGGATGAAATACCCGGCTGCATCACGGCCGTTTAAGATACCTGTAGGGGTGTTGGGATCGATCCTCATGTGCATTCCTCCAACAGTATTGATCGGTGTCATCATGGCGTTTACTAACCTGAAAGTTGCAGCCGTGAGCCTTGCGGCTATTGTGATTGGGCTTGTGTTACAACCTTGTCTTAAGCAAGTGGAGAAGAAGGGATGGCTCAAGTTCTCAACCAGCTCTCACCTACCAAACCTGATGGAGTAA
- the LOC104708550 gene encoding tubulin gamma-2 chain-like, whose protein sequence is MPREIITLQVGQCGNQIGMEFWKQLCLEHGISKDGILEDFATQGGDRKDVFFYQADDQHYIPRALLIDLEPRVINGIQNGDYRNLYNHENIFLSDHGGGAGNNWASGYHQGKGVEEEIMDMIDREADGSDSLEGFVLCHSIAGGTGSGMGSYLLETLNDRYSKKLVQTYSVFPNQMETSDVVVQPYNSLLTLKRLTLNADCVVVLDNTALNRIAVERLHLTNPTFAQTNSLVSTVMSASTTTLRYPGYMNNDLVGLLASLIPTPRCHFLMAGYTPLTVERQANVIRKTTVLDVMRRLLQTKNTMVSSYARNKEASQAKYISILNIIQGEVDPTQVHESLQRIRERKLVNFIDWGPASIQVALSKKSPYVQTAHRVSGLMLASHTSIRHLFSRCLSQYDKLRKKQAFLDNYRKFPMFADNDLSEFDESRDIIASLVDEYKACESPDYIKWGMEDPGQLMTGEGNGSGVVDPKLAF, encoded by the exons aTGCCGAGGGAGATTATTACGCTTCAGGTGGGACAATGTGGGAACCAGATCGGTATGGAGTTTTGGAAACAGCTTTGCCTTGAGCACGGCATCAGTAAAGATGGTATCCTCGAGGACTTCGCTACTCAG GGAGGTGATAGAAAAGATGTGTTTTTTTACCAAGCGGATGACCAACACTATATCCCACGAGCTCTACTTATTGATTTGGAGCCTAGAGTTATCAATGGTATTCAGAATGGTGATTACCGTAACCTTTATAATCATGAGAATATCTTCCTTTCTGACCATGGTGGTGGTGCTGGTAACAACTGGGCCAGTGGTTATCACCAAGGGAAAGGTGTTGAAGAAGAGATCATGGACATGATTGATCGTGAAGCTGATGGTAGTGACAGTCTTGAGGGTTTTGTTCTTTGCCATTCTATTGCTGGAGGCACTGGCTCAG GTATGGGATCTTACTTATTGGAGACTTTGAATGATCGTTATAGCAAGAAGTTGGTTCAGACATACAGTGTATTTCCAAATCAGATGGAAACGAGTGACGTTGTTGTCCAGCCCTACAACTCACTGTTGACCCTGAAGCGGCTTACCTTAAATGCTGATTGTGTTGTTGTCCTCGACAATACTGCACTTAATAGAATTGCTGTGGAGCGTCTACATTTGACGAATCCTACCTTTGCTCAAACTAATTCTTTGGTGTCAACTGTGATGTCTGCTAGCACTACAACGCTGCGTTATCCAGGATACATGAATAATGACTTGGTTGGCTTGCTTGCATCTTTGATCCCAACACCAAGGTGTCACTTCCTTATGGCAGGATATACACCATTGACTGTTGAGCGCCAG GCCAATGTCATTCGTAAAACCACTGTGCTGGATGTTATGAGGAGACTTCTACAG ACAAAAAATACAATGGTTTCGTCTTATGCTAGAAACAAAGAAGCTAGTCAGGCAAAGTACATATCAATATTGAATATAATTCAAGGAGAAGTCGATCCCACTCAG GTACATGAGAGTTTGCAGAGGATAAGAGAAAGAAAGCTTGTTAATTTCATTGACTGGGGACCTGCAAGCATACAG GTTGCTCTTTCCAAGAAGTCCCCATATGTTCAAACTGCCCATAGG GTCAGTGGTCTTATGTTAGCAAGCCACACTAGTATCAGGCACCTTTTCAGCAGATGTTTGAGTCAATATGACAAGTTGAGGAAGAAGCAAGCTTTTCTTGACAATTACCGAAAGTTTCCCATGTTTGCT GACAATGATCTTTCAGAGTTTGATGAATCAAGGGACATAATTGCGAGTTTGGTAGATGAGTATAAGGCCTGCGAGTCTCCAGATTACATCAAATGGGGAATGGAG GACCCCGGACAGCTTATGACTGGTGAAGGCAATGGTTCAGGAGTTGTGGATCCTAAGTTAGCattctga